GTTTTACAAAACATAGAAGTAAATGAGCTAGGTGTCGGTCGTGTTATTTTAACAAAAGAATGCTTAGCTGAATTTGGAGTAGCTGACTCTGAAACTGCAGCAGCCGTTTCTCTACCTGGTAGTATTGAAGGAGTTTTATTATGGGGGATTTTTGTTGAACAACCAGAAGGCTATTTCCGTTGTCGTTTACGCTCAAAAGGGCCAGTGATTAATGAAATTGCTAAACGTCATCATGGTGGTGGACATCCGTTGGCAAGTGGAGCAAATGCAAAAGATTTAGCCGAAGTCGCTGAAATTATGAGCGAATTTGATGAAGCCGCTAAAAATTGGAATGTCTAAAACATGATACAAACTTTAAAAGATAAGTTCCTCGAAGGTGTTACATCCTTCGAGGTTATTTTTATTTTTATCATACGCAGTTAGAAGTTAAACAAGTGAGTAGTAAAACCATTACTAGAAGTTAGTTTCACTCGTAAACTATTTGAAAAAAAGAGAAATTCCTAAAAAGTAAACCGATAGTTTTCTTGGGATTTCCTATTTTTCTGAAGTGATTAAAACTTCGTATTTAAAATCATATAAAAGGAGTAGGAAGCTAAATGAAAAAATTTACTGTAAACGTAAAGATTGATCGCCCAATAGGATACAAAGATAAATTTGGGACGGTCTACCCAGTTAATTACGGATTTGTTGAAGGTGTCATTGCGGGAGATGGCGAAGAACAGGACGTTTATATAATTTCTAAAGAAATTAATGAGGAACTAGTAGTTTTTGAAGGTGAAGTAGTCGCTGTTATTTATAGAAAAGATGATATTGAGGATAAATGGGTGGCTACAAAAATTGGAGAGAAACTTTCGCGTAAAGAAATTAAAAAAAGTGTTGAGTTTTTGGAGCAATATTTTGATTCTGAAATAAAAATGCTAGAATGATTATTTTGTTTAAGTTTTTATCAAATTATAGTTCTTTTATTTAGTTTAAGGTCATAAAATGCTAAACTAAATAAAATAAGGTGAAAGGGAGCGGTCAGTCAATGCGTATTTTAAGGAAAATCATGTGGTTTTTGGTGATTACAATGGTTTCACTAGGCATTGGCTATTATTATGGAAGTCAAAGCCAGATTGGCTCAGAGAGCAGTAAAACGACACAACCAGTCTCAAATAAAACAACAGAAGATACCAAATCCTTAAAAACGAGTGAAGAGATAAATGAAGAAGCGAAAAGTACACCTCCAGACCAGTCAGAAGCTGAGTTGGAAATTATAGAGTCTGAGATTCACCGCCTAGTGAACGAGGAAAGAGAAGCGCAAGGAGTGCCTTCTTTGGCTATTAATCCACAGTTAGTAAAAGCTAGTCGTAAACGTTCGGAAGAGATTGTGACAGATTTTTCTCATGAACGTCAAGGTATTTCTAGTTTTTCCATATTTAAGGAGCCTGAATATGAATACATTTATCAAGCTGTAGGTGAAAATATTGTGATGGCAACTTACCAAGGTTCACCGAAGGAAATGGGCGCCTACTTTTTTAAACTTTGGAAAGAAAGTCCAGGGCACTATAAAAATATGATTAGTCCTAACTTTAATGAGGTAGGGACTGGAATTTATAAGCAAGATGGAATCCTATATGGGACCCAGTTATTTGGTACACCTAGAAATTAGTTAGCTAAAAAGCCGGAAATTAAGATGACAAGCATCTTAATTTCCGGCTTTTATGATTATTTTTGTGGGTTCCAAAACCATTTGAAACCATCAGAAGCTAATAGCTGATCGCTACAAACAGGTCCCATTGATCCACTTGGATAATTAGGGAACTCTGGTGTTTCTTGATCCCAGGCTTCACGAATTACATCTACAAAGCGCCATGAACTGGCAACTTCATCCCAATGCGTAAAGTTTGTTGCGTCACCATTTAAACAATCTAAAATTAATTTTTCATAAGCTTCTGGACTATTAGCAGAAGTCTCAGCTGAATTTTTATGTTTTAGATTTAATAGTTCTGTTTCTAAACCTTGGCCAATTTTTTTAGAATTTAATTGAAGTGAGAAGCCTTCAGTTGGTTGAATATAAATAGTTAAAACATTTGGTTCTAATGGCACGCTATGATCGTCATTAAATAAATTTAAAGGCATGTTTTTGAATTGAATATTTATTTGAGTGCCTTTTTCTCTTAACTTTTTACCCGTACGAATGTAGAAAGGAACTCCAGCCCATCTGAAATTATCAATTAAGACTTTTCCAGCCACAAATGTTTCAGTTGTAGAATCATCCGCAACATTTTCTTCTTCACGGTAACCTAAAGAATTTTCTCCGTTCACAGTGCTAGGTCCGTATTGGCCACGAACAAAATAATTTCGGACTTCTTCTGGACTGAAAATACGAAGCGAACGAAGAGCTTTAATTTTTTCATCGCGAATTGCTTCATCTTTTAATTCAGTAGGTGGCTCCATTGCTAGCAACGAAACAACTTGCAGAATATGATTTTGAACCATATCACGTAGGGCACCACTTGTGTCATAGTAGCCACCACGTTCTTCAACGCCCAATGATTCACTTAATGTAATTTGAATGTTATCAATGTAACGATTATTCCACATTGATTCAAAAATAGCATTAGCAAAACGAACTGCAGAAATATTTTGAATCATTTCCTTACCTAGATAGTGATCAATACGGTAAATTTGTTCTTCTTTGAATGAAGAACGGATTTGGTTATTTAATATAGATGCACTCTCATAGTCATGTCCAAAAGGTTTTTCAATAATTAAACGATTGAAGCCTGTGTCATTAATTAATCCTTGGTCTTTTAAATGTTCTGTGATGGTACCAAAAAATTGGGGAGACATCGCTAAGTAATAAATATGATTCTCTTCTAATTTATACTTTTCATTTAGTTTTTGAGACAAAGTTTTTAAAGAAGCATAGTGTTCAGTGTCGGTTACATTATGGGCTTGGTAGTAAAAATGACTAGCAAACTCAATTGCATCCTCTTTTGATTCAGTTATTTCTGCTATCGTATCCAGTACAATTTCACGATAATACTCATCGGACCATTCTCTTCTAGCTGTTCCAATAACGGCAAACTTTTTATTTAAAAAGCCTTTTTTATATAAACGATAAAGGGACGGATATAGTTTTCTACGAGCTAAGTCTCCGGTTCCTCCAAAAATGGTGAACAATGCAATTTTTTCTTCAATCATCTAAGTTTCCTCACCTTCAAAATCTAAATTCACCGCTAATTAAATAGGGTTATCTTATATATTGTACTGTTTTATTGCCGTTGACGCAATAAATAAAATTTAGATTAGAAAAAACAATGCATTTTATCATTGAAAACACATTAATTTACGCCGTAAGCAAATGAATTTTTTTAAATTTAAAAAATAAAATCATAAATATGCGCCACTTAAAATTGAGAAGAATCATTATTTTTAAGGTTAGAAAAAAATTTAGTGAGGATTGCTAGATAAGGCACTATTGTAGTCGTTTTTATGTTATAATACTAAGGATTGAAATGAGCAAGAAGAGAAACGAGGCGAAAATATGGAACATACATTTGAAAAATTTGGCTTACAACCCTTTTTAATAGACGCAATTCAAGAAATTGGCTTCACTAAACCTACTGAAGTTCAGGAAAAACTTATTCCTGAAATTATGAAATCAGAAAGCGTAATTGGCCATTCACAAACAGGAACTGGGAAAACACATACTTTCCTATTACCGTTATTTAATAATATTGATCCTTTAAAAGAAGAAGTGCAAGTGGTGATTACAACTCCAAGTCGTGAATTGGCTGAGCAGATTTATCAAGCTGCGTTACAATTAGTCAAACATGCACCAAATAAAATTATTGTTCAAAGTTTTGTTGGAGGAACGGATAAAAAACGTCAGCTAACAAAATTAGCAGGAACACAACCGCATGTAGTTATTGGGACACCAGGTCGTATTTTAGATATGATTAATGAGAATGCATTACGCGTTCATACTTCTCCAGTTTTAGTTATCGATGAAGCAGATATGACATTAGACATGGGCTTTTTAACTGAAGTGGATCAAATTGCTAGCCGTTTGCCTAATAATCTGCAAATGTTAGTTTTTTCAGCAACAATTCCAACAAAGTTAAAACCATTTTTAAAAAAATATATGGAAAATCCTCACTACGAGCATATCCAACCTAAATCGGTCATTTCACCAACTATTGAAAATTGGTTGATTTCGACTAAAGGACGTGATCGAGTAGATGTTGTTTATCAACTATTAACAACAGGTACACCATATCTAGCCATTGTTTTTGCAAATACAAAGCAAAAAGTTGATGAGTTAGCAGATGGTTTGAAATCGCGCGGTCTAAAAGTTGCGAAAATCCATGGTGATATTCCTCCTCGTGAGCGTAAACGTGTCATGAAGCAAGTTCAAAATTTAGATTACCAATTTGTTGTAGCAACTGATTTAGCTGCTCGTGGTATTGATATTGAAGGTGTTTCTCATGTTATTAATGCAGAGATTCCACGTGATTTAGATTTCTTTATCCATCGTGTTGGGAGAACTGGAAGAAATGGAATGAAGGGTACTGCAATCACGTTATATGCACCGAGTGATGAAGGGTTGGTCAATGATATTGAAAAATTAGGAATTGAATTTGTTCCTAAAACAATTAAAAATGATGAAATCGTGGATACGTTTGATCGTAATCGTCGAAATCATCGTGACAAAACAACCAAAGAGACATTGAATCCAAGTATGCGTGGAATGGTTCAAAAAGCGAAGAAAAAAGTTAAGCCAGCTTACAAAAAGAAAATGAGCCGGACGATTAAAGAACACAACGAACAAAAGCGTCGTGTTGAACGTCGTAGTCAAGCAAGAGCCATTAAAAAAGCCAATAAAAAGAAATAGCTGAGAAAGTAGTGCCTAGAATTAGGTACTACTTTTTTTTTGCAGGCGAGCTCTTATGAGCCAATTCCTCGATAAAAAGATAAAAATTTGAGTTGGTAAAAAGCACCACATCAATGTTTCCTATTTTCTTATCGGAGCTGAATGGACTCAACGAGCTTTTTTTAGCATTTTGGTAAGACAACAAAAAAACAGCTCCCTTTAGATAGTAAAAGGAA
This Carnobacterium maltaromaticum DSM 20342 DNA region includes the following protein-coding sequences:
- a CDS encoding inorganic diphosphatase; the encoded protein is MKKFTVNVKIDRPIGYKDKFGTVYPVNYGFVEGVIAGDGEEQDVYIISKEINEELVVFEGEVVAVIYRKDDIEDKWVATKIGEKLSRKEIKKSVEFLEQYFDSEIKMLE
- a CDS encoding CAP domain-containing protein, yielding MRILRKIMWFLVITMVSLGIGYYYGSQSQIGSESSKTTQPVSNKTTEDTKSLKTSEEINEEAKSTPPDQSEAELEIIESEIHRLVNEEREAQGVPSLAINPQLVKASRKRSEEIVTDFSHERQGISSFSIFKEPEYEYIYQAVGENIVMATYQGSPKEMGAYFFKLWKESPGHYKNMISPNFNEVGTGIYKQDGILYGTQLFGTPRN
- the zwf gene encoding glucose-6-phosphate dehydrogenase, encoding MIEEKIALFTIFGGTGDLARRKLYPSLYRLYKKGFLNKKFAVIGTARREWSDEYYREIVLDTIAEITESKEDAIEFASHFYYQAHNVTDTEHYASLKTLSQKLNEKYKLEENHIYYLAMSPQFFGTITEHLKDQGLINDTGFNRLIIEKPFGHDYESASILNNQIRSSFKEEQIYRIDHYLGKEMIQNISAVRFANAIFESMWNNRYIDNIQITLSESLGVEERGGYYDTSGALRDMVQNHILQVVSLLAMEPPTELKDEAIRDEKIKALRSLRIFSPEEVRNYFVRGQYGPSTVNGENSLGYREEENVADDSTTETFVAGKVLIDNFRWAGVPFYIRTGKKLREKGTQINIQFKNMPLNLFNDDHSVPLEPNVLTIYIQPTEGFSLQLNSKKIGQGLETELLNLKHKNSAETSANSPEAYEKLILDCLNGDATNFTHWDEVASSWRFVDVIREAWDQETPEFPNYPSGSMGPVCSDQLLASDGFKWFWNPQK
- a CDS encoding DEAD/DEAH box helicase; the protein is MEHTFEKFGLQPFLIDAIQEIGFTKPTEVQEKLIPEIMKSESVIGHSQTGTGKTHTFLLPLFNNIDPLKEEVQVVITTPSRELAEQIYQAALQLVKHAPNKIIVQSFVGGTDKKRQLTKLAGTQPHVVIGTPGRILDMINENALRVHTSPVLVIDEADMTLDMGFLTEVDQIASRLPNNLQMLVFSATIPTKLKPFLKKYMENPHYEHIQPKSVISPTIENWLISTKGRDRVDVVYQLLTTGTPYLAIVFANTKQKVDELADGLKSRGLKVAKIHGDIPPRERKRVMKQVQNLDYQFVVATDLAARGIDIEGVSHVINAEIPRDLDFFIHRVGRTGRNGMKGTAITLYAPSDEGLVNDIEKLGIEFVPKTIKNDEIVDTFDRNRRNHRDKTTKETLNPSMRGMVQKAKKKVKPAYKKKMSRTIKEHNEQKRRVERRSQARAIKKANKKK